In bacterium, the following proteins share a genomic window:
- a CDS encoding tetratricopeptide repeat protein, with the protein MIFLSLLIAGATLNEGLTSAKNGDYENARRILSSFTHEKPSDPGVAQARLWLARLEPNPDTARVLYLIVVSNNMQTAYADSALFEAASIDYAYGLYKQAASGYKQLVEYFSASPLLAESFYWLGLCYLVLGDKSSAETSFKKARDAGTGGLWTAQAKKELELLGSSTASANPPGSGDYAVQVGSFTEQNRAEKLLAEYKSKGRSGEIKQINIAGTTYYRVWLGPFSSESDARNYAETLKAQGAAAMVVKR; encoded by the coding sequence ATGATATTCCTGAGTCTTCTTATTGCGGGTGCGACTCTTAACGAAGGGCTTACCTCGGCTAAAAATGGAGACTACGAAAACGCTCGCAGGATTCTTTCATCCTTCACGCACGAGAAACCTTCAGATCCAGGCGTTGCACAGGCAAGATTATGGCTTGCAAGACTCGAACCAAATCCTGACACGGCGCGAGTGTTATATTTGATAGTGGTTTCAAACAATATGCAGACCGCCTATGCAGACAGCGCCCTGTTCGAGGCAGCTTCAATCGATTACGCCTACGGTCTTTATAAGCAGGCCGCCTCGGGATACAAGCAGCTTGTGGAGTACTTTTCTGCAAGCCCTCTCCTTGCAGAAAGCTTCTACTGGCTCGGTCTGTGTTATCTTGTTCTTGGTGACAAGTCATCTGCCGAAACAAGCTTCAAGAAGGCTCGTGATGCGGGGACCGGCGGCTTGTGGACCGCTCAGGCAAAAAAGGAACTTGAGTTGCTCGGCAGTTCGACTGCCTCAGCGAATCCGCCAGGCTCAGGAGACTATGCAGTTCAGGTCGGGTCATTCACTGAACAAAACCGAGCCGAAAAACTTCTTGCCGAGTATAAGTCTAAAGGCAGATCGGGCGAGATAAAACAGATAAATATCGCAGGAACAACATACTACAGGGTATGGCTTGGTCCTTTTTCATCGGAGTCCGATGCGAGAAACTATGCCGAAACGCTGAAGGCTCAGGGCGCAGCCGCAATGGTTGTCAAGCGATAA
- a CDS encoding tetratricopeptide repeat protein encodes MNPLWLIPAVVFVVLVVIVLVYVAKRRAAPPVNTYPDALKALLDGRELEAMRRLRDTVMHDTDNVDAYIRLGRLIREKGDAEKAANIHQSLTVRPTLKREDELRIYEELIEDYSAMGRTEKTVDLLKEVIGLAHEKLPYLKRLLSILVARQRMDEAFEVLRRYEKSFGDKKQVSSWYAEVARIQLEKDDPKAQESLRNAQRLSKDHPYVMIVQSSQYMKSEQPEKARPILEKFAKLYPDDVERILDIIEQVYFELGIYERIVPLYEGLIKKYPAKHEIRLRLARLKVKEGAEDEASVLIDAALFENPNDVPFLIEKISLYLADKKLDSAKEVFERLEEMLASPASVCAECGELLNPSSWFCIKCGTPVEDQ; translated from the coding sequence ATGAATCCCCTGTGGCTCATCCCGGCCGTAGTTTTCGTTGTTCTTGTAGTGATAGTATTGGTTTATGTGGCGAAAAGGCGCGCCGCACCTCCTGTAAACACATATCCTGACGCCTTGAAGGCGCTTCTAGACGGCAGGGAGCTTGAGGCCATGAGAAGGCTTCGCGACACAGTCATGCACGATACGGACAACGTGGACGCCTACATAAGACTAGGACGCCTTATCCGTGAAAAAGGGGATGCAGAGAAAGCCGCCAATATTCATCAGTCCCTTACTGTTAGACCTACTCTTAAAAGAGAAGACGAACTGAGGATATACGAGGAGTTGATTGAGGATTACTCGGCTATGGGCAGGACTGAGAAAACAGTAGACCTGCTTAAGGAAGTAATAGGCCTAGCGCATGAGAAGCTTCCTTATCTGAAAAGATTGCTTTCAATATTAGTCGCGCGCCAGCGAATGGATGAAGCCTTTGAAGTACTGCGGCGCTATGAGAAGAGCTTTGGCGATAAAAAGCAGGTTTCCTCCTGGTATGCAGAGGTCGCCCGGATTCAGCTGGAGAAGGATGACCCTAAAGCCCAGGAAAGCCTCAGAAATGCCCAGAGGCTTTCAAAAGATCACCCATACGTCATGATAGTTCAGTCAAGCCAGTACATGAAATCCGAACAGCCAGAAAAAGCCCGGCCTATTCTTGAGAAATTTGCCAAGCTTTACCCCGATGATGTCGAGCGGATACTTGACATCATAGAACAGGTATATTTCGAACTAGGCATTTACGAAAGGATTGTTCCCCTGTACGAAGGACTCATTAAAAAATATCCTGCAAAACACGAAATAAGACTCAGGCTCGCCAGACTGAAGGTCAAGGAGGGTGCCGAAGATGAAGCGTCTGTCCTTATCGATGCCGCGTTGTTCGAGAATCCTAATGACGTACCCTTTCTTATCGAAAAAATAAGTCTTTATCTTGCCGACAAGAAGCTTGATTCCGCAAAGGAAGTTTTCGAAAGGCTTGAAGAGATGCTTGCATCGCCTGCTTCGGTCTGCGCTGAGTGCGGCGAACTTCTTAATCCGTCATCCTGGTTCTGCATCAAGTGCGGGACCCCTGTCGAAGATCAATGA
- the mutS gene encoding DNA mismatch repair protein MutS, which translates to MSLDSTPLLKQYHDIKRRYPDALLFFRMGDFYEMMYDDAKTAATILGIALTSRQYGSAGKIPLAGVPVKSYEHYLTKLVKAGIKVAVCDQTELPDSKKKLLARDVTEVITPGTIATAEMLDASKGNYLGAFIKDGKHAGLAYADVSTGEFVCGEALVEEVESHLAKIIPSELILSSDESWRPALFETSIRTEESYLFDPDISASSVLRHFRVAALEGLGLESKPLALRAAGAVLSYLREQKKNILPHIETLRVFESSSYLTIDEFTQRNLELLERQRDRSSEGTLFSILNKTLTPAGTRLLKRWIIFPLRSSSGIEARLEAVEELLAERELAEELGDLLVEVGDPERLVSKIATEKANPREVLRLAAILRIGSAVKKSLLDARSKMLKKIAARIEDFDELAGGIEKTIMEDPGLALLEGGIIKKGLNPELDELRDLAHNAREHIARLQLKERQSTGIDKLKIGYTSVFGYYIEIPRSLSSKAPSHYIRKQTLVGAERFFTPELKELEQKILTAEERSRLIEYEIFLSFRSELASHSRSFKVLAEALAELDVLRSLSTIAAENNYTRPQIHEGDEISISGSRHPVVEKLLSEKFIPNDVRLDTDENMILLVTGPNMAGKSTYLRQVALTVIMAQIGSFVPASKARIGIVDKIFTRIGASDDLSRGVSTFLAEMAETANILRSASSKSLVILDEIGRGTSTYDGMAIAWAVIEYLHNSPDLRPKTLFATHYHELTELSSHFRGLRNVSFSVKRTPEGILFLRKLRYEPSDQSYGIEVARLAGLPKAVVERARFLLDRIYKGETVSIDEILTEKKLQLRLFTGAIQDEIAKELAELDLDSLSPIEALQKLIAWQEKLSQSR; encoded by the coding sequence TTGAGCCTAGATTCAACACCCCTTCTTAAACAGTACCACGATATAAAAAGAAGATATCCCGACGCGCTGCTGTTCTTCAGGATGGGTGATTTTTACGAAATGATGTACGATGATGCAAAGACTGCCGCAACGATTCTGGGCATTGCCCTCACTTCGAGGCAGTACGGAAGCGCAGGAAAAATCCCGCTTGCCGGAGTTCCTGTTAAGAGTTATGAGCACTATCTGACCAAACTCGTCAAGGCTGGAATAAAGGTTGCGGTTTGCGATCAGACAGAACTTCCGGATTCCAAAAAGAAGCTTCTCGCGCGGGACGTAACTGAAGTCATCACTCCGGGAACAATAGCGACCGCAGAGATGCTTGATGCATCAAAAGGGAACTACCTTGGAGCCTTTATAAAGGACGGGAAACACGCGGGGCTTGCGTATGCGGACGTTTCTACCGGCGAGTTTGTTTGCGGCGAAGCGCTTGTAGAAGAGGTTGAAAGCCACCTGGCCAAGATAATTCCAAGCGAACTCATTCTTTCTTCGGACGAATCGTGGAGACCGGCGCTTTTTGAAACCAGCATCAGGACTGAAGAGAGTTACCTCTTTGACCCCGATATCTCAGCCTCAAGCGTACTAAGGCATTTCCGCGTCGCCGCTCTCGAAGGGCTTGGCCTTGAGTCAAAACCGCTTGCCCTTAGAGCGGCTGGCGCGGTTCTATCATATTTGAGGGAACAGAAGAAAAACATACTTCCGCACATCGAAACCTTAAGGGTTTTTGAAAGTTCAAGCTACCTGACTATAGATGAATTCACGCAGCGCAATCTTGAGCTTCTTGAGCGTCAGCGCGACCGTTCCAGTGAAGGCACTCTTTTCTCTATTCTCAACAAGACCTTGACTCCTGCCGGAACTAGGCTCCTTAAACGTTGGATAATATTCCCCTTGAGGTCAAGTTCTGGCATCGAAGCACGTCTGGAAGCTGTTGAGGAGCTGCTTGCGGAGAGGGAACTGGCCGAAGAGCTTGGGGACCTTCTCGTTGAAGTCGGAGATCCAGAAAGACTCGTTTCCAAAATAGCTACTGAAAAAGCAAATCCGAGGGAGGTCCTTCGCCTGGCTGCCATTCTCAGAATCGGTTCAGCCGTTAAGAAAAGCCTTCTCGACGCCCGGTCCAAAATGCTAAAGAAGATTGCCGCAAGAATAGAAGATTTCGATGAGCTTGCCGGGGGGATAGAAAAAACGATAATGGAGGATCCGGGACTTGCCTTGCTGGAGGGTGGAATAATCAAAAAAGGACTGAATCCAGAACTCGATGAATTAAGAGATCTGGCGCATAATGCGCGCGAGCATATAGCGAGACTCCAGTTAAAGGAACGCCAGTCGACCGGCATCGATAAGCTCAAGATTGGATACACGAGCGTGTTCGGCTACTATATAGAGATTCCGAGAAGTCTTTCGTCCAAAGCTCCATCTCACTACATACGCAAGCAGACTCTTGTAGGCGCCGAGCGTTTTTTTACACCCGAGCTAAAGGAACTCGAACAGAAGATACTTACGGCCGAGGAACGCTCAAGGCTCATCGAATATGAGATATTCCTCAGTTTCCGGTCAGAGTTGGCTTCTCATTCCCGTTCGTTCAAGGTTCTGGCTGAAGCGCTTGCCGAACTTGACGTCCTGCGTTCACTTTCAACAATCGCAGCCGAGAACAACTACACAAGACCCCAGATTCACGAGGGTGATGAAATAAGCATCTCAGGCTCAAGGCATCCGGTTGTGGAAAAGCTTCTTTCGGAGAAGTTCATTCCGAACGATGTCAGACTGGATACAGATGAAAATATGATTCTCCTTGTTACAGGTCCGAACATGGCCGGAAAATCGACGTATCTTCGTCAGGTCGCGCTAACCGTTATCATGGCGCAGATAGGTTCATTCGTACCCGCATCCAAGGCTAGAATCGGCATTGTTGACAAGATATTCACGAGAATCGGAGCCTCGGACGACCTTTCGCGCGGGGTATCTACCTTTCTTGCCGAGATGGCAGAAACCGCAAACATTCTGCGTTCGGCCAGTTCAAAGAGTCTCGTTATCCTCGACGAGATAGGCCGTGGAACATCCACATATGACGGCATGGCTATTGCATGGGCTGTAATAGAATACCTGCACAACTCGCCCGATCTGAGGCCCAAGACCCTTTTTGCCACGCACTATCACGAACTCACAGAACTCTCGTCCCATTTCAGGGGGCTTCGCAACGTCAGCTTCTCGGTGAAACGCACTCCTGAAGGCATCCTCTTCCTCCGCAAGCTGCGTTATGAGCCGTCCGACCAGAGCTACGGCATAGAGGTTGCACGGCTTGCCGGTCTTCCGAAGGCTGTTGTAGAACGCGCCCGGTTCCTTCTCGACCGTATCTATAAGGGCGAGACCGTTTCGATAGACGAGATACTTACGGAAAAGAAGCTTCAGCTTCGCTTGTTTACGGGCGCGATTCAGGATGAAATCGCAAAGGAACTCGCAGAGCTCGACCTAGATTCCCTTTCTCCAATCGAAGCGCTGCAGAAGCTAATCGCCTGGCAGGAGAAATTGAGCCAATCCCGGTAG
- a CDS encoding LapA family protein, with amino-acid sequence MRILLWILVLLAAAVMIVIFAGFNSGNPLANPPVAPLIVNVKFFGDLKIPIVLLGLISFGIGAATFLLITIIEEVALRSRIHRLKKNIESMRKEINALRNLPLAAEILTKDIEKKEEGEK; translated from the coding sequence ATGAGAATTTTACTGTGGATTCTTGTGCTGCTTGCTGCAGCCGTGATGATTGTTATTTTCGCAGGATTCAACTCAGGAAACCCTTTAGCCAATCCGCCGGTCGCCCCGCTTATCGTGAACGTGAAATTCTTCGGCGACCTGAAGATACCGATTGTGCTCCTGGGTCTTATCTCTTTCGGAATTGGTGCAGCCACTTTCCTGCTTATTACGATAATCGAAGAGGTGGCGCTCAGAAGCAGGATACACAGGCTGAAAAAGAATATTGAGTCTATGCGCAAGGAGATTAACGCTCTGCGCAATCTTCCCCTTGCAGCCGAGATACTAACCAAGGATATTGAAAAGAAAGAGGAGGGCGAGAAATGA